The Malus domestica chromosome 17, GDT2T_hap1 genome contains the following window.
CTTTGACCTTGAATATATATGCTATATGCTCAAATCTAATCCCAGATAACCTAACATTCTGAGTTCGTAACAGTaatcaaaatttcatttttgcgattttttttttagacagAATGtgatttcatttttaatttggttgTTTCCTATATATGAGAGTgcaattgaccaaaaaaatatatatatatgagagtGCAAATTGCTGTCACAAATAATCAAGTCTAATCAAGTAATATACCGATTGACCACGTGAATAGAACTTTATACAGTAAAACCTATTAATTTATAGTGGACCTTGTGGATTGCTTTGGTGGTGAACTCATTTTTCCTTAACTCACTTGGTCTTATTAAACTCTCATCCATTTAGTCCAGCTTAAAATAGTAATATTGTTTGTAAAATTTTGGTCCCAATTTCAGCCGATCATAAATCTAAATTATCTCCATTTTGTAATAAGCTATATTTCTTTTAGATCACGCCCTAAGAAGAGAGGTGGTGTTTAAATAGAATACTCTCATATGGGTTTGAATGAGGCCACATACTAAAGTCACTTAAGTttgtaataatttatatatatacagattgcttaagggaagggatccctattttttgaaaaaaatggggattaggtgtggggcccactccacatcgaatttcaacgatccgaaccgtctattttgttagtctcgattcatagatcatccttgcaaaaattcaattcaatccaaaaccgtttgcctatttaattatcaagatcaaatttcatttttcttatataacaaagtattcgttcattttcttgaacccaattagatgtcttaaacatttccgatttagctaatattttgcaaggatgatctatgaatcgagactaacaaaatagacagtttggatcgttgaaattcgatgtggagtgggccccacacctaatccccatttttttcaaaaatgggGATCTCTTCCCTTAAGcaatctgtatatatatatatatattggtgatggtggtggtcaGTTCACATTTATATTGTGTCTGTCATAATTCGATATCAAATTTGTTATCGATGAGagtcaaatttgaaatttgatcaacaTTATAGTGAAATTTGATTTcttgattagaaaaaaaaaaaaatatatatatatatatatatatatatatatatacacatatataggaAGAAATTCTAACCTTAAACCATTGCAATTCTCTCTGCATTTGCAATGCTGCACATTGGATATGTTTAAGCTGTGCAGGTGGGGATAACCTCGCTGCTGAATGTAGTAACGTATTGTTGAACTTATCTACTCTGGATTCAGTGCGAACATTCATGACTCGGATAAAGTCATGGAAAAAGTTATAGACTTTTTCTTGACGGCATTCAATGGAAAACTGAAACATGCCCCTTGCATTTTCGTCATATATCCCTAAAGCTAGGATATTTGCAGTAAACAGCTGACGAAGAAACTCATCATTCCCATGTTCAACAGCCTTGAAGAGTGCTGTTTGTACGGAACTTCCTTGCATTTGTTTAAGGCTTAAACCTTCTGTCATTTTGCACATGCCTTGTAAAACTTCAAGGGATTGGACATGGATCTGTTTCATTTTGTACATGTGATCGATTCCTAGGTTGACATAGAAGAATTATTAATCATTAAGTTTCGAAAAGTACAACCAAAAGAAGTTCTAAACGATGACTGGATAAATGTTAGAGTAAAACTTGAATGAAAAGATTAACAAAGTATTGAAATGAAGCATTACCGAAAAGTTTACAGAGATTTGAGACGAGCCCTCGCAGTAAAGCCATAACTACAATATTGCAAATACAAAAATGTTTTGCATTAGCTATTCAAAGAATTTGTTAATTAGGTATGATCTATAAGAAAGTAAAAGATGCGCCTGAGGTCATAACTCTCGTTTTACTATATATGCACTGGGAAAAAAAAGCATAGTGCCATTTTATATGGATATTGCATACCTGAGCGAATTATGAAATCCCCTTGATCATTAACCGGGTCATTGGCTTGTTTTTGAACATCTATACGAACATCACGGATCCCAGAAGCATGTCGTATGTGTATACCTATCAAGAAAATAAACACATGCCTCTAGTCAATATATAGAACTTTTTTTAAGTCAAGGGTCTAGAAATATTGATCCTTTTCTTTTACTGTATAAAtatttagagtaaattgtagcaatggtccctaaattttaatcaaattggaatggtctctcaattaaaaatccattaccattggtccctcaacgtATCAAAATGTATagttatagtcattttcatcaatttgttcaaaattttgtcaaaataagttatgttggaataaccatttatataattatggtccctcaactcatcaaagtgtgtaattatggtcattttcgtcaactacgtcaaaaattttgtcaaaacgagttatgttggaaggaccattgctacaattgggttaaagttaagggaccatttctccagttgaattaaagttgagggaccaaaggtaatgaatttttagttgagggaccatagctgcacgttttgatgagttgaaggaccaatagtaatggatttttagttgaaggatcattgctccaattgagttaaagttaagggaccaaagctacaatttactcaaatatTTATGTCTGTGAAAAAAGAAGTTAAGGTGCATACCCAAAATAAATGATTAATGGACACTGATAAGAAGTACACACTAAATTTTTTAACACTTATTTTTACACACTAAAAAATAAACTCAAGAGGGAAAATAACTTACACTATAATATTTGAGCAAGACCCAAAAcaaaaattctaatttaacTCATAACCTTAAACCTTAACTGCCATCAAATATTGAAGTTGTGCCGCTATAGAACTCATCGCATCCCACCTTAAAAAAACTTGTGAAACAATTGCGGGATCTGTGAACTCGAACTTGAAACACGTTTGTATATGAGCACATCAAGTATAAGTTTGTCTTATTTGTCTATTTGTATGCACGGGACTTACCGGTGAAGACAAACATAAGAGCCATTTAGGTTTCGGCGCATTGTTTTACTATTTCTTGACTTAAATTAGTAAAGAAAAGCATAGTGTGGAGACATAAATTAATCACGTCCAATCATAATGTGTGAAGTGTTATCAGCTCAATTTGATAGAACTACCTCTGATATCGTGAGAAACCACCATCTCCACTCTAATGGGTTAAGCAGACCAACCCTCTAAGGACCGGCAGATCAACCCTCTAAGGACAGGCAAGTGCCCACAACTATCATGCCCTAACCCTCGATTCTCGCCAAGCTAGCTAGCaaacattttgtttttcttcgaAGGACATGGTTGTCAACCTCTTGCACCTCATCCTTATATGAAGTTGATGTTCaatcataaaatcaattagcaATATAAGGAGTAATCCAACCCCTTATAAGTCTTTGCAAGGTTTTTCTTTTCACCAATGTGGAATTCTTTACCTTCACATCATCACACAGCCCCTTACGTCTGATTAACTTTTGAACCAAACATGTGGACAACAAAAATTTGGTGATATTAAGTACATGTGACCATTGAGCTTCATAACCTATAGGTGTCTAAGCAGGCAGGGGAAGGGAGACCCGTTGACTTGCCTAAGCCTGCTACAGCCTACTAGTAGACGATTTACGGACCTCTTCCACTATAAATAACCAAGTCATACAAGAAAACGAGTTTATCACAAACTCTATTTAGAATTCTCTACTGAATTTTAGTTTTTCTCAGACACTTTTTGACTTTGACATCGGAGACAGAAATCTCCATCTAGACATAGAatgcattttattgttttaatttttttttcatattaagtataaaatatatatatatatatatatatatatatatatatatatataatatcaaGTTTTGAGATAAATCAAATTGCGGGAATCGTGTGCAGGTCTCTTTGCATGTATAACATTTAGGAAATATCTTATTGAAAAACCGGCCGACGACCACCCACTAGAGGGACTGAGAAATTAATAAAGTATAAAATTCATCATAGAATAAAAAATGTAGTTACTAACTGTTATAGATCCATTGTTGCCAGAATCTGAGACGCGTTCCACTTAAAAAAAGAGAGGGCATACAAGCCAATTCCTGTAAAGGTGTTTTCCCAGTAGAGTTTATGGCAAATGCCAAGTTTGGACAACGCTGAATTAAATCCAATGCAATATCTAcaatagggaaaaaaaaaaaagaattatatACATGACGAAAGTAAGTAATCAATATTTGTTAGGGAACATGCTATTTAAACACATTCTCAAATATAGGTGAGGTCTATAATCAAAAGGTCCACCTTAGTTAGAGCGTGTCAGAAAATGTGTGCGAATATTGTATCGAAAACATTTATGTACCCAGTTCTTTGGAGCTAAAGCAGTGGGAAATAAGATCAGCACCAGTTCGACAGTTATCTTGGGTCGACGTCAAAGCTTCCAATGGAGTAACTGAATAGAGATAGCGAGCCAATCTCCAATGGCCGCCATGACAAGCCATGATCAGTGGGATCATATTCAGGAGATTGCATGGTATGCAAAGCAATCTCTTGTTCTTTTCGATTATGCATCTAGCCACTTCGGGTCCTATTAGCGTAGCTAAAGCTATAGCTGTGACACCATTAGCGTCTTCTATTTCCAAGTCTTCCTCTGTCATCCACTCCACTAGTTCTTTCGCCATATATTCGTTTTCCATTGAAACTGCCATGTGAAGAGCTGTCGAGCCTGATAATGAACCTCTTTCTCTGATTGCGTCGGGATGCATAGTAAGATACTTCTTTGCAGAACTCCAGTCACCTTTTGCAACAGCATCAATCAAGGGTTGATGGTAGGGGAACTCATTGAAGTCGCCGTTAGTTTTATAATGCTCTGTCAAGtaatattatttattgtttGTTAACTAAACGTAAAGAATTTGGGGACGATTTATACATAATGTTGAAATAAAAGAGAActgaatcaaataaaattaaacaaaacaataaaGATTCATGCATGCTGCAGTAGATATCACATAATATTACTACGTATGTACCCTCATTCCGCGTCAGACCGGTATTCAACTCTTCATGTGCCATCAAAGGCACATCCTCTGCATCGATCACGCACGGTAACTTtattagaggaagaaaactaAATCTTAATAGTTATAATATTGGAATTAACTAGGAAAGGAGACATGTAGTACGTGCGTACACGTACCTGTGTTTTCCAAGGCTGGATCGGCCGGCTTCAACTTTTCAGCCAAAGTATCCCAGGCGACTTTGGCTGAGCTAATGCCctggataataaaataattatcatCCCCACAAGAAGTCTGGATTGCATGTAAAACCTTGGCATTATTCTTCCTCCAAACCATAAATTCCACTTCATGATCTTCTCGTCTAGGAGGTTCAGAGGTCTCTTCCACAACCTCCCAAAGATCTTG
Protein-coding sequences here:
- the LOC139187549 gene encoding uncharacterized protein isoform X2 is translated as MAATVVSSRITNLKVLSHDNYEDWSFHFKTYLLAQDLWEVVEETSEPPRREDHEVEFMVWRKNNAKVLHAIQTSCGDDNYFIIQGISSAKVAWDTLAEKLKPADPALENTEDVPLMAHEELNTGLTRNEEHYKTNGDFNEFPYHQPLIDAVAKGDWSSAKKYLTMHPDAIRERGSLSGSTALHMAVSMENEYMAKELVEWMTEEDLEIEDANGVTAIALATLIGPEVARCIIEKNKRLLCIPCNLLNMIPLIMACHGGHWRLARYLYSVTPLEALTSTQDNCRTDIALDLIQRCPNLAFAINSTGKTPLQELACMPSLFLSGTRLRFWQQWIYNSIHIRHASGIRDVRIDVQKQANDPVNDQGDFIIRSVMALLRGLVSNLCKLFGIDHMYKMKQIHVQSLEVLQGMCKMTEGLSLKQMQGSSVQTALFKAVEHGNDEFLRQLFTANILALGIYDENARGMFQFSIECRQEKVYNFFHDFIRVMNVRTESRVDKFNNTLLHSAARLSPPAQLKHIQCAALQMQRELQWFKEVEKIVPSKFLEVVNYTDGMTARDLFTKNHKELANECERSMKATATSCTVVAALIVTIMFIAVFSVPGGIKAGFPVFLNKRIFMVFIAADVFSLFSSTTSVVTFLGILNSRYAEDDFLKSLPTKMMIGLFTLFSSIVTMMIAFSSTLFLMLEAKEWIVAPIILLASVPVVSFVWMQFSLLVEIFISTYGAGIFFINKKGKPWSFNSS
- the LOC139187549 gene encoding uncharacterized protein isoform X1 yields the protein MAATVVSSRITNLKVLSHDNYEDWSFHFKTYLLAQDLWEVVEETSEPPRREDHEVEFMVWRKNNAKVLHAIQTSCGDDNYFIIQGISSAKVAWDTLAEKLKPADPALENTEDVPLMAHEELNTGLTRNEEHYKTNGDFNEFPYHQPLIDAVAKGDWSSAKKYLTMHPDAIRERGSLSGSTALHMAVSMENEYMAKELVEWMTEEDLEIEDANGVTAIALATLIGPEVARCIIEKNKRLLCIPCNLLNMIPLIMACHGGHWRLARYLYSVTPLEALTSTQDNCRTGADLISHCFSSKELDIALDLIQRCPNLAFAINSTGKTPLQELACMPSLFLSGTRLRFWQQWIYNSIHIRHASGIRDVRIDVQKQANDPVNDQGDFIIRSVMALLRGLVSNLCKLFGIDHMYKMKQIHVQSLEVLQGMCKMTEGLSLKQMQGSSVQTALFKAVEHGNDEFLRQLFTANILALGIYDENARGMFQFSIECRQEKVYNFFHDFIRVMNVRTESRVDKFNNTLLHSAARLSPPAQLKHIQCAALQMQRELQWFKEVEKIVPSKFLEVVNYTDGMTARDLFTKNHKELANECERSMKATATSCTVVAALIVTIMFIAVFSVPGGIKAGFPVFLNKRIFMVFIAADVFSLFSSTTSVVTFLGILNSRYAEDDFLKSLPTKMMIGLFTLFSSIVTMMIAFSSTLFLMLEAKEWIVAPIILLASVPVVSFVWMQFSLLVEIFISTYGAGIFFINKKGKPWSFNSS